The Armatimonadota bacterium genomic interval CAGCCAGCTTGTGCCTGATGTCTTGATATGGAAATTACCCCCAGTCGCTTCAGCAAACATTTTGTAGACGCTGAACTTATCGCTGCCGGAGTGCATACTCAGCCGATATCCTCCAATGAGCCTCGCCAGTTCGCTATGAATGCTGAAAGAACGTTTCAACTCGTCATAATCGCCTTTGTAATCGACCGCTTTCTGAAACTGGCCTGGGAACTTAGGCGCCAGACTCTTGAAATCAACGTTATTCCGATGCAAGAACTCGGCCACGAAGAGGTGGTCTTCCGCTGTTGTGTCGCGACTGCCTTCGTCTATTGAAATTTCAAGATCGAACTCATCAAGTTTAGTCTTTGCCATTCCGTTAAAGCGGACCGCCTGAAGCATGGATTTCTCGTATACCATAGCCGACTTAATCAGTTCGTCCTCGGAGAAAGCATAATCCGGCTCATCTGCGATAGATATGCTCTTTCCTGCATATTCATCCACTATCCTGCGGCTGAGCCCAGTCAGGTTACTTGCCGCGTCAGCCGTCTGTGATGCAGAGAGGCTGCTTATATCCAGCAAGTCATCACTCACGTCAAGGGTAAACATGCTGTAGCCTGCCTCAACGCCCTCCATGAAATGAGTCTCACTCTTTATGTGATCGGCATCTGCGCCAAAAGAGCCCATGTAGCCCGACTCCAGAACGCCCATGACGGCGTCCAGCAGCACGCTTTTGAACGTCCGGCTGGTCCGTTCCAGTTCACGAGGCGACTGCTGCGCTATGATTGGAAAAACCGGATAATTGCGGTCGGCTTCAAGATGAGCAGCGCTTACCATTCCCAGCCTGTC includes:
- a CDS encoding tagaturonate epimerase family protein, with the protein product MCQALANLMANAGYQLYEKSLRRIDNEASVFTVVRQGKKLVGMIGPEQTRRLADEVGPEGLKLPSGEKVTLHPLTWDNYMLLEQMLPLAPSTCDKAASFGTGDRLGMVSAAHLEADRNYPVFPIIAQQSPRELERTSRTFKSVLLDAVMGVLESGYMGSFGADADHIKSETHFMEGVEAGYSMFTLDVSDDLLDISSLSASQTADAASNLTGLSRRIVDEYAGKSISIADEPDYAFSEDELIKSAMVYEKSMLQAVRFNGMAKTKLDEFDLEISIDEGSRDTTAEDHLFVAEFLHRNNVDFKSLAPKFPGQFQKAVDYKGDYDELKRSFSIHSELARLIGGYRLSMHSGSDKFSVYKMFAEATGGNFHIKTSGTSWLQAVRLIAHINLPLFKEMYDICIKTLPENKKAYHVDIALADFPDKLPYDAIRFFGEPNVRQLFHISYGALLDAKRPEIINTLLKNEQQHYAFVTEHVERHLKLAFE